Proteins encoded together in one Impatiens glandulifera chromosome 1, dImpGla2.1, whole genome shotgun sequence window:
- the LOC124919339 gene encoding uncharacterized protein LOC124919339 has protein sequence MATEVLRPQDCLSDRIRGSPVSAYYHRRKATPINGNNTYSKAAARKSTVRPEKKIDNTRSEATVSRNRNNNNNMLIGHVTILKRGESVVDSSKIKTRSEKTNTPAEEDLVVCGTERLGPDPDLIPKQMRIGDLKPVPISRKSVDMYAGSAFSMMSPSPSSLPLPSFFSKKQVLKMADDSTATRDLRRLLRLE, from the coding sequence ATGGCTACGGAGGTGTTACGTCCACAGGATTGTTTGTCCGACCGGATCCGAGGTTCACCGGTGTCGGCTTATTATCATCGCCGGAAAGCAACTCCTATCAACGGAAACAACACCTACTCAAAGGCAGCTGCCAGGAAATCCACCGTTCGACCTGAGAAGAAGATTGATAACACCAGATCGGAGGCGACCGTTTCGAGGAATcggaacaacaacaacaacatgtTGATCGGACACGTTACGATTCTGAAAAGAGGTGAGTCTGTAGTAGACTCCTCGAAGATTAAGACTAGATCTGAAAAAACAAACACCCCAGCTGAAGAAGATCTTGTCGTTTGCGGAACTGAAAGGCTAGGTCCGGATCCAGATCTGATTCCTAAACAGATGAGGATCGGAGATCTGAAACCTGTTCCGATTAGCCGGAAAAGCGTTGATATGTACGCCGGGTCTGCTTTCTCGATGATGTCTCCTTCTCCAAGCTCTCTTCCTCTACCATCTTTCTTCAGCAAGAAACAAGTGTTGAAGATGGCTGACGATTCAACCGCCACCAGAGATCTCCGTCGACTTCTCCGGCTGGAGTGA
- the LOC124921531 gene encoding protein DMP2-like, with protein sequence MAKYSIKNMKHMAFTGLGSLVKLLPTGTVFIFQFLNPVLTNNGKCHLVNKYLSAALIAVCGLSCFLTTFTDSYIGKDGITHYAIATFKGLWPSSSASASLDLSKYKIRFGDFVHGFFSLAVFAALSLLDSNTVECFYPSFVSTEKVLLMTIPPVIGAISGTVFMLYPNKRHGIGYPSSHSA encoded by the coding sequence ATGGCGAAATACTCGATCAAAAACATGAAACACATGGCCTTTACCGGGCTAGGAAGCCTCGTAAAACTCCTTCCAACAGGAACCGTCTTCATCTTCCAATTCCTCAATCCTGTCCTAACCAACAACGGCAAATGCCACCTCGTCAACAAATACTTGTCCGCTGCCCTTATAGCTGTATGTGGCCTGTCTTGCTTCTTAACCACCTTCACCGACAGTTACATTGGTAAAGACGGCATTACCCATTATGCTATCGCCACCTTCAAAGGGCTGTGGCCTTCCTCCTCTGCCTCGGCATCACTAGACTTGTCAAAGTATAAGATCCGGTTCGGGGATTTTGTGCATGGTTTCTTCTCGTTGGCGGTTTTTGCTGCATTGTCTTTACTAGATTCCAACACAGTGGAGTGTTTTTACCCGAGTTTCGTGTCTACTGAGAAAGTGTTGCTTATGACTATTCCTCCTGTTATTGGTGCTATATCTGGAACCGTGTTCATGTTGTATCCTAATAAACGCCATGGCATTGGTTACCCTTCGAGCCACTCAGCTTAG
- the LOC124919105 gene encoding F-box/LRR-repeat protein 4 isoform X2, translating to MRGYDRINSFLPDELILEIFRRIHAKSNRDACSLVCKRWLGLERISRDKLRIAASCKPDALTKLLARQFINVKNIYIDERLPFPLPVSFGRRRGGDQPRFLSVNLPRALEDEETSSHSLSDAGLIAIGEGFSKLEKLSLIWCSNVTNAGLKSIAENCVSLRSLDLQGCYVGDQGLAAVGVCCKQLEDLNLRFCEGVTDAGLIELAFSCGSTLQSLEISACTRITDLSLEAVGSHCKNLVTLSLDSEQINNKGVIAVAKGCRLLKVLKLQCINVTDEALQMVGMYSSSLELLALHSFQRFTDMSLYAIGKGCKSLKNLTLSDCYYLSDKGLEAVASGCLELTHLEVNGCHNIGTKGLESIGRSCRNLLELALLYCQKIGNEALAEIGRGCSNLQALHLVDCSSISDDAICSIAKGCRNLKKLHIRRCYEVGNKGIIAVGENCKSLTDLSLRYCDRVGDEGMIAIGQGCSLTHLNVSGCHRIGDVGMTAIARGCPSLTYLDASVLQDLGDAGMAELGEGCSSLKDIVLSHCRQITDVGLSYLINKCKLLQTCHMVYCPHISSAGVATVISSCPDIKKVLVEKWKVSPRTKRRAGSIISYLCVDL from the exons ATGAGAGGCTACGATCGGATCAATTCATTCCTGCCGGACGAGTTGATCCTCGAGATTTTCAGGCGGATCCACGCGAAGTCGAACCGCGACGCCTGCTCCTTGGTCTGCAAGAGATGGCTTGGGCTCGAGCGGATCAGTCGAGATAAGCTTCGAATTGCTGCTTCCTGTAAACCTGACGCCCTGACCAAACTGTTGGCTCGTCAATTTATTAATGTTAAGAATATCTACATCGATGAGAGGCTTCCATTTCCTCTTCCGGTTTCGTTT GGAAGAAGACGTGGTGGAGATCAGCCTCGATTTTTATCCGTTAACCTTCCACGTGCACTTGAAGATGAAGAAACGAGTTCACATAGTTTATCAGATGCTGGTTTGATAGCTATAGGTGAAGGATTTTCAAAGCTTGAGAAATTGAGCCTTATCTGGTGTTCTAATGTGACAAATGCTGGTTTAAAATCTATTGCCGAGAATTGTGTCTCCTTGAGATCTCTGGATTTACAG GGGTGTTATGTTGGTGATCAAGGGCTAGCAGCTGTTGGGGTTTGCTGTAAGCAACTTGAAGATCTGAATCTTCGATTTTGTGAGGGAGTAACTGACGCAGGCTTAATTGAGTTAGCTTTTAGTTGTGGAAGTACATTACAATCTCTGGAGATTTCAGCTTGCACAAGGATAACAGATCTTTCTTTAGAAGCAGTAGGATCTCACTGCAAAAATCTTGTAACTTTGTCATTGGACTCTGAACAGATCAACAATAAAGGGGTTATTGCTGTGGCAAAAGGGTGTCGTCTACTTAAAGTTCTAAAGCTGCAGTGCATTAATGTAACAGACGAGGCTCTGCAAATGGTTGGCATGTACAGTTCATCATTAGAACTCCTGGCTCTTCACAGTTTCCAGAGATTCACTGACAT GAGTTTATACGCAATCGGTAAAGGGTGCAAGAGTCTGAAGAATCTTACCTTAAGTGATTGCTATTATTTGAGTGACAAAGGGTTGGAAGCAGTTGCATCTGGCTGCTTAGAACTCACACATCTTGAAGTTAATGGATGCCACAATATTGGCACGAAAGGACTGGAATCCATTGGTAGATCTTGCAG GAACCTCTTAGAATTGGCTCTATTGTACTGCCAAAAGATAGGGAATGAAGCTCTTGCTGAAATTGGCAGAGGCTGTAGCAACTTGCAAGCCCTTCACTTGGTAGATTGTTCCAGTATTAGTGATGACGCAATATGTAGTATAGCCAAAGGATGCAGGAACCTGAAAAAGCTTCATATACGTCGATGCTACGAG GTTGGTAATAAAGGAATTATAGCTGTGGGCGAGAACTGTAAATCCCTCACTGATCTCAGTCTTCGGTATTGTGATCG GGTAGGAGATGAAGGAATGATTGCTATAGGTCAAGGATGCTCCTTAACTCACTTAAATGTCAGTGGGTGTCACCGAATAGGCGATGTTGGAATGACTGCCATTGCAAGGGGCTGTCCTAGTCTGACTTACCTTGACGCGAGTGTTCTTCAG gatttgggagatGCAGGAATGGCTGAATTAGGGGAAGGTTGTTCATCACTAAAGGACATAGTACTGTCACATTGTAGACAAATAACAGATGTGGGTCTATCGTATCTTATCAATAAATGCAAATTGCTTCAGACTTGTCATATGGTATACTGCCCTCATATTAGCTCAGCCGGGGTTGCCACAGTGATCTCAAGCTGTCCAGACATAAAGAAAGTGTTGGTCGAAAAATGGAAAGTTAGTCCTAGGACTAAAAGGCGGGCTGGCTCAATCATCTCCTATCTATGTGTCGATCTCTAG
- the LOC124919105 gene encoding F-box/LRR-repeat protein 4 isoform X1, giving the protein MRGYDRINSFLPDELILEIFRRIHAKSNRDACSLVCKRWLGLERISRDKLRIAASCKPDALTKLLARQFINVKNIYIDERLPFPLPVSFGRRRGGDQPRFLSVNLPRALEDEETSSHSLSDAGLIAIGEGFSKLEKLSLIWCSNVTNAGLKSIAENCVSLRSLDLQGCYVGDQGLAAVGVCCKQLEDLNLRFCEGVTDAGLIELAFSCGSTLQSLEISACTRITDLSLEAVGSHCKNLVTLSLDSEQINNKGVIAVAKGCRLLKVLKLQCINVTDEALQMVGMYSSSLELLALHSFQRFTDISSRSLYAIGKGCKSLKNLTLSDCYYLSDKGLEAVASGCLELTHLEVNGCHNIGTKGLESIGRSCRNLLELALLYCQKIGNEALAEIGRGCSNLQALHLVDCSSISDDAICSIAKGCRNLKKLHIRRCYEVGNKGIIAVGENCKSLTDLSLRYCDRVGDEGMIAIGQGCSLTHLNVSGCHRIGDVGMTAIARGCPSLTYLDASVLQVCNLLLKKGNSFIHSHNDSALNFW; this is encoded by the exons ATGAGAGGCTACGATCGGATCAATTCATTCCTGCCGGACGAGTTGATCCTCGAGATTTTCAGGCGGATCCACGCGAAGTCGAACCGCGACGCCTGCTCCTTGGTCTGCAAGAGATGGCTTGGGCTCGAGCGGATCAGTCGAGATAAGCTTCGAATTGCTGCTTCCTGTAAACCTGACGCCCTGACCAAACTGTTGGCTCGTCAATTTATTAATGTTAAGAATATCTACATCGATGAGAGGCTTCCATTTCCTCTTCCGGTTTCGTTT GGAAGAAGACGTGGTGGAGATCAGCCTCGATTTTTATCCGTTAACCTTCCACGTGCACTTGAAGATGAAGAAACGAGTTCACATAGTTTATCAGATGCTGGTTTGATAGCTATAGGTGAAGGATTTTCAAAGCTTGAGAAATTGAGCCTTATCTGGTGTTCTAATGTGACAAATGCTGGTTTAAAATCTATTGCCGAGAATTGTGTCTCCTTGAGATCTCTGGATTTACAG GGGTGTTATGTTGGTGATCAAGGGCTAGCAGCTGTTGGGGTTTGCTGTAAGCAACTTGAAGATCTGAATCTTCGATTTTGTGAGGGAGTAACTGACGCAGGCTTAATTGAGTTAGCTTTTAGTTGTGGAAGTACATTACAATCTCTGGAGATTTCAGCTTGCACAAGGATAACAGATCTTTCTTTAGAAGCAGTAGGATCTCACTGCAAAAATCTTGTAACTTTGTCATTGGACTCTGAACAGATCAACAATAAAGGGGTTATTGCTGTGGCAAAAGGGTGTCGTCTACTTAAAGTTCTAAAGCTGCAGTGCATTAATGTAACAGACGAGGCTCTGCAAATGGTTGGCATGTACAGTTCATCATTAGAACTCCTGGCTCTTCACAGTTTCCAGAGATTCACTGACAT CTCATCCAGGAGTTTATACGCAATCGGTAAAGGGTGCAAGAGTCTGAAGAATCTTACCTTAAGTGATTGCTATTATTTGAGTGACAAAGGGTTGGAAGCAGTTGCATCTGGCTGCTTAGAACTCACACATCTTGAAGTTAATGGATGCCACAATATTGGCACGAAAGGACTGGAATCCATTGGTAGATCTTGCAG GAACCTCTTAGAATTGGCTCTATTGTACTGCCAAAAGATAGGGAATGAAGCTCTTGCTGAAATTGGCAGAGGCTGTAGCAACTTGCAAGCCCTTCACTTGGTAGATTGTTCCAGTATTAGTGATGACGCAATATGTAGTATAGCCAAAGGATGCAGGAACCTGAAAAAGCTTCATATACGTCGATGCTACGAG GTTGGTAATAAAGGAATTATAGCTGTGGGCGAGAACTGTAAATCCCTCACTGATCTCAGTCTTCGGTATTGTGATCG GGTAGGAGATGAAGGAATGATTGCTATAGGTCAAGGATGCTCCTTAACTCACTTAAATGTCAGTGGGTGTCACCGAATAGGCGATGTTGGAATGACTGCCATTGCAAGGGGCTGTCCTAGTCTGACTTACCTTGACGCGAGTGTTCTTCAGGTTTGTAATCTTTTACTCAAAAAAggtaattcattcattcattcacatAATGACAGTGCTCTTAATTTTtggtag
- the LOC124919106 gene encoding BSD domain-containing protein 1-like, with protein MNFFKSVFSEDLQPFDPEDDTLHSPSKSKPKDPIDESCTSEVVGSPRPMSSISGIANAWSFGGLMKTLATKSESVIETYRRDLEEFGTGLRKETAVIREVAGRAVRDLPASLEAGAAVAQESLESVGQVIDVFGNTVTEIISHGKDSILAGDSDAESSDFKQYSAGSSQQNLNLNSKPYSRLDAQIRSIQCDLKTYCEQPDELDEFKDWKLGFLLEEKSGEIENLIEENGVIDDIHKEIVPSKVDDETFWSRYFFRAYKLRKAEDARSELVKRAISMEEEEDLSWDVEEDDYVEEELPKRKVEQEKEVAVAEPKEAVYGEEMHPPDVKSGSEGGKTENGESCKDSDLSVVSTQPSLNDEEDLSWDEIEDSDETTKAATTSESPNKAEIRKRLSGMEEEEDLSWDIEDDDEPLLVKS; from the coding sequence ATGAATTTCTTCAAGTCTGTTTTCTCCGAAGATCTACAACCCTTTGATCCAGAAGATGATACCCTTCATTCACCATCCAAATCAAAACCCAAAGATCCAATCGACGAATCTTGCACATCGGAGGTGGTGGGTAGTCCAAGACCCATGTCATCAATCTCTGGTATTGCCAATGCTTGGTCGTTCGGCGGCTTAATGAAAACCCTGGCCACGAAGTCTGAATCGGTGATTGAGACTTACCGAAGGGATTTAGAAGAGTTCGGAACTGGTTTGCGAAAGGAAACGGCGGTGATCCGTGAAGTTGCCGGTCGTGCTGTGAGAGACCTCCCGGCGTCGCTAGAGGCTGGAGCCGCTGTCGCTCAGGAGTCTTTGGAGTCGGTTGGACAGGTAATTGATGTGTTTGGGAATACGGTGACTGAGATCATATCTCATGGTAAGGACTCAATCCTTGCTGGCGATTCTGATGCTGAATCCTCCGATTTCAAGCAATACAGTGCTGGCAGCAGTCAGCAAAATCTGAATCTTAATTCAAAACCGTACAGTAGACTTGATGCGCAAATTCGTTCGATTCAGTGTGATTTGAAGACTTATTGTGAACAACCTGATGAGTTGGATGAGTTCAAAGATTGGAAATTGGGTTTTCTGTTGGAAGAGAAGAGTGGGgagattgaaaacttgattGAAGAAAACGGAGTGATTGATGATATCCATAAAGAGATTGTTCCCAGTAAGGTTGATGATGAAACTTTCTGGAGCAGGTACTTCTTTAGGGCATATAAGTTGAGGAAAGCTGAAGATGCAAGGTCTGAGCTTGTCAAGAGGGCAATATCaatggaagaggaggaagattTGAGTTGGGATGTGGAGGAAGATGATTATGTAGAGGAGGAATTGCCCAAGCGGAAGGTGGAGCAAGAAAAGGAAGTCGCAGTTGCAGAACCGAAAGAGGCAGTTTATGGGGAGGAAATGCATCCTCCTGATGTAAAATCTGGTTCAGAAGGGGGGAAGACTGAGAATGGAGAATCTTGTAAGGATAGTGATTTATCAGTTGTCTCGACCCAGCCTTCATTAAACGATGAAGAAGATCTTAGCTGGGATGAGATTGAAGACAGTGATGAAACAACCAAGGCGGCTACAACAAGTGAGAGCCCAAACAAAGCTGAAATTCGGAAGCGGTTGAGTGgcatggaggaagaagaagatctgAGTTGGgatattgaagatgatgatgaaccaCTACTTGTTAAGTCGTGA
- the LOC124919970 gene encoding uncharacterized protein At5g19025-like isoform X2 encodes MEFDLQLQTEECLRSGSKAVREIDGLPWKGGNETNPDYECLRAELRKMAPPNGRAVLLFRAKCGCPVAKLEGWGAKRGGGGRRSKKSLNS; translated from the exons ATGGAGTTTGATTTGCAGCTGCAGACGGAGGAGTGTTTGAGATCGGGTTCAAAGGCGGTTAGAGAGATTGATGGCTTACCTTGGAAAGGTGGGAACGAGACGAATCCAGATTATGAATGCTTGAGAGCTGAGTTGAGGAAGATGGCTCCACCAAATGGCCGAGCTGTGCTGTTGTTCAGAGCTAAGTGCGGCTGCCCTGTTGCTAAGCTTGAAGGATGGGGTGCAAAGCGTGGTGGTGGTGGTCGACGGTCAAAGAA GAGTCTTAACAGTTAA
- the LOC124919970 gene encoding uncharacterized protein At5g19025-like isoform X1: MRHHLISLTTSMAPSISPHHRRHSNPSSNSIGNCSHSLCKHSPSATLDILILILVLFSGTFLITSYFTYIFQSLSLILPPFSVVLYHCGDLFHEYPVVYLIGFVSFFVFALLSFEICCGYRSRKCGKKRCKGLKKAMEFDLQLQTEECLRSGSKAVREIDGLPWKGGNETNPDYECLRAELRKMAPPNGRAVLLFRAKCGCPVAKLEGWGAKRGGGGRRSKKSLNS, encoded by the exons ATGCGACATCATCTGATCTCCTTGACCACTTCCATGGCTCCATCCATCTCTCCCCACCATAGGAGACACTCAAACCCTAGTTCCAATTCCATCGGTAATTGCTCCCATTCTCTCTGCAAGCATTCACCTTCAGCGACTCTCGACATTCTAATCTTAATTCTCGTCCTCTTCTCCGGTACATTCTTGATCACCTCCTACTTCACTTACATATTCCAGTCTCTATCTCTCATCCTACCCCCTTTCTCGGTCGTCCTTTATCACTGTGGAGACCTTTTCCATGAGTATCCCGTTGTGTATCTTATTGGATTCGTCTCTTTTTTCGTTTTCGCTCTTCTTTCGTTCGAGATCTGTTGTGGGTATCGCTCGAGGAAGTGTGGGAAGAAGAGATGTAAAGGGTTGAAGAAGGCGATGGAGTTTGATTTGCAGCTGCAGACGGAGGAGTGTTTGAGATCGGGTTCAAAGGCGGTTAGAGAGATTGATGGCTTACCTTGGAAAGGTGGGAACGAGACGAATCCAGATTATGAATGCTTGAGAGCTGAGTTGAGGAAGATGGCTCCACCAAATGGCCGAGCTGTGCTGTTGTTCAGAGCTAAGTGCGGCTGCCCTGTTGCTAAGCTTGAAGGATGGGGTGCAAAGCGTGGTGGTGGTGGTCGACGGTCAAAGAA GAGTCTTAACAGTTAA
- the LOC124920760 gene encoding DUF21 domain-containing protein At4g14240-like, translating to MHLINAVAVVRMASRGMGLEEQSTSIPFGSAWFFVYAGISCVLVLFAGIMSGLTLGLMSLGLVELEILQRSGTTTEKKQAAAILPVVQKQHQLLVTLLLCNACSMEALPIYLDKLFNQYLAIILSVTFVLAFGEVIPQAICSRYGLAVGANFVLLVRILMVICYPIAYPIGKMLDYVLGHNDALFRRAQLKALVSIHSQEAGKGGELTHDETTIISGALDLTEKTAEEAMTPIESTFSLDVNSKLDWEAMGKVLARGHSRVPVYSGNPKNIIGLLLVKSLLTVRPETETPVSAVSIRRIPRVPSDMPLYDILNEFQKGSSHMAAVVKTKSKSKIPPVSETAGDENSSNNNNVTTSGDSQLRTPLLPNKQGEKPESIVVDIESKASSTTTINKNTISQHNDPSTYGLPTLSEDIEEGEVIGIITLEDVFEELLQEEIVDETDEYVDVHKRIRVAAAAAASSMARAPSSRRLNAGHIKTTGLGAGGGQNKLVQTPRRNTEEDVAKSQGGGLGEPLLDNKKPEMGKKI from the exons ATGCACCTCATAAATGCTGTGGCGGTAGTACGGATGGCCTCCAGAGGTATGGGATTAGAGGAGCAATCGACATCAATTCCATTCGGATCCGCCTGGTTCTTCGTATACGCCGGCATCTCATGCGTCCTCGTCCTTTTCGCCGGCATCATGTCCGGTCTTACTCTTGGACTCATGTCTCTCGGTCTCGTCGAACTCGAGATCCTCCAACGCAGCGGCACTACCACCGAGAAGAAACAAGCTG CGGCTATCTTACCTGTTGTTCAGAAGCAACACCAACTTCTTGTGACTCTGCTTCTCTGTAATGCCTGTTCTATGGAA GCCTTGCCTATATACTTGGATAAATTGTTCAACCAATATTTAGCTATTATCCTCTCTGTGACATTTGTTTTGGCATTTGGCGAG GTAATCCCACAAGCGATATGCAGTAGATATGGGTTAGCTGTAGGTGCAAATTTTGTTTTGCTTGTTCGCATATTGATGGTAATATGCTACCCGATTGCTTATCCAATTGGAAAG ATGCTGGACTATGTACTTGGGCACAATGATGCATTGTTTAGAAGGGCACAATTAAAAGCTCTCGTATCAATTCATAGCCAGGAG GCTGGTAAGGGTGGTGAATTGACACATGACGAGACTACCATCATTAGCGGGGCCCTTGACTTAACTGAAAAG ACGGCTGAGGAGGCAATGACACCAATTGAATCCACATTTTCCTTAGACGTGAACTCAAAATTGGACTG GGAGGCAATGGGGAAGGTCCTTGCTCGTGGTCATAGCCGAGTTCCTGTATATTCTGGAAATCCCAAAAATATTATTGGTCTCTTGCTG GTCAAGAGTTTGCTAACAGTTCGTCCAGAAACAGAGACTCCCGTCAGTGCAGTTTCCATCCGAAGAATTCCACG GGTTCCATCTGATATGCCCCTTTACGATATCCTGAATGAGTTCCAAAAGGGTAGCAGCCATATGGCAGCGGTGGTGAAAACGAAGAGCAAAAGCAAAATTCCTCCTGTGAGTGAAACTGCAGGCGATGAGAATAGtagcaataataataatgtcacCACTAGTGGGGATTCACAATTAAGGACTCCTTTACTCCCAAACAAGCAAGGAGAAAAGCCTGAAAGCATTGTTGTGGATATCGAGTCAAAGGCATCTTCTACTACCACAATAAACAAGAATACCATCTCTCAACATAACGATCCATCAACATATGGTTTGCCTACATTGTCAGAAGATATTGAAGAGGGTGAAGTTATCGGTATCATCACTTTGGAAGATGTTTTTGAAGAACTTCTGCAG GAGGAGATTGTAGATGAGACCGACGAATATGTTGATGTTCATAAAAg GATACGAGTGGCTGCAGCGGCAGCAGCTTCATCAATGGCTCGAGCCCCGTCTAGTAGAAGATTGAATGCTGGCCATATAAAGACAACAGGCTTAGGAGCA GGTGGAGGGCAGAATAAGCTAGTGCAGACCCCAAGGAGGAACACTGAAGAGGATGTGGCTAAGTCTCAAGGAGGTGGTCTTGGCGAGCCACTTTTAGATAATAAGAAACCCGAAATGGGAAAAAAGATTTAA